The proteins below come from a single Amphiura filiformis chromosome 15, Afil_fr2py, whole genome shotgun sequence genomic window:
- the LOC140170698 gene encoding uncharacterized protein: MRTQKLNTSSYHPQCNAIQERYNAVILDTISHYVNEFHTDWDQYITAIQFAYRTTPAENSVGFSPFFLLYGREARLPLDVTLTSDCNYAEQNLREHIHHLISQLELVRKISQRHAEQNQNKMKESFAESATEVPYQVGDSVWIYIPALQQGLSRKLQKFWSGPHLLVEQTGPVNFRVRNLENNKLITTPINVNRMKFAYDRYVRPSNDTEPTDLEQRDPIPGLVLDDCPEDSFLPLLATQESEKTKVPIIPGLPPVQDKTPEYVIEHIIRGRYRNGRLEYLIKWRDFPKSRNTWEPETNLNAAALESLKTNPVKITGKL, translated from the coding sequence ATGCGAACACAGAAATTGAATACCTCAAGTTATCACCCACAATGCAACGCGATACAAGAGCGGTACAATGCTGTAATTTTAGACACCATTTCACACTATGTAAATGAATTCCATACTGATTGGGATCAATATATCACAGCCATACAGTTTGCATACCGTACAACTCCTGCTGAAAACTCCGTTGGTTTCAGTCCGTTCTTTCTTTTGTATGGTAGAGAAGCGAGACTTCCTTTAGATGTAACGCTCACGTCAGACTGCAATTATGCAGAACAGAATCTCAGAGAGCACATTCATCATTTAATCTCTCAATTGGAACTTGTAAGGAAGATCTCACAACGTCACGCagagcaaaatcaaaacaagatgaaagaaAGTTTCGCTGAGAGTGCAACGGAAGTTCCTTATCAAGTTGGAGACTCAGTATGGATATATATTCCTGCATTGCAGCAAGGACTTTCACGCAAACTTCAGAAATTCTGGTCGGGTCCTCACCTGCTTGTTGAACAAACAGGTCCAGTCAATTTCCGTGTACGTAATCTAGAAAACAACAAATTGATTACTACACCAATCAACGTCAATCGTATGAAATTTGCATATGATAGGTATGTCCGACCAAGCAATGATACTGAACCAACCGATTTAGAACAAAGAGATCCAATTCCAGGACTTGTTCTAGACGATTGTCCTGAGGactcttttcttcctcttttggCCACACAAGAATCTGAGAAAACAAAGGTTCCAATCATTCCAGGTCTGCCACCAGTTCAGGATAAAACTCCTGAATATGTGATTGAGCATATTATCAGAGGACGCTATAGAAATGGGCGTCTAGAATATCTCATAAAGTGGCGAGATTTTCCAAAATCAAGAAACACTTGGGAACCAGAGACAAACTTGAACGCAGCTGCTCTTG